The Enhydrobacter sp. sequence GATCTCCTGCGCCAACGGCCGCACACGCTTCTCGAGGGCATCCCCCTGGTAGGTGAAGGCAAGCTGGGCGCCATGGTCATGGCAGGCTTTGGCTATCCCCCAGGCAATCGACCGATGGTTGGCGACCCCCATGACCAGGCCTTTCTTGCCGGCCATCAATTGTGCGGCTGTCATGCTTGTCGTTCTAGCGGGGCTGGGCCAGCGGGACAAGATGGCGGTGGTGGAAGCCGTTCCACCCCTCCATATTGTGGGTCATGATCCGCGCAAAAGACGATCCGCTTGCCCTCTTCGCCGACTGGTATGCCGAGGCCGAGAAGAGCGAGCCGAACGATCCCTCGGCCATGGCGCTGGCCACGGTGGGGGCCGACGGCACGCCGTCCTGCCGCATGGTGCTCCTGAAAGGCTACGATGCCTCGGGCTTCGTCTTCTACACGAACTACGAAAGCCGCAAGGGTCGCCAGCTCCTGGCGCACCCCAAAGCCGCGCTCCTGTTCCACTGGAAGTCGCTGCGGCGCCAGGTGCGGCTCGAAGGCTCGATTTCACAGACGACGCCGCAGGAAGCGGACGCCTATTTCGCGACCCGCGACCGCGGCAGCCAGATCGGCGCCTGGGCGTCCGACCAGTCCCGTCCGCTGGAAAGCCGCTTCGCCCTCGAGAAACGGGTGGCGGAATTCACGGCCAGGCACGTGATCGGCAAGGTGCCGCGTCCGCCGCATTGGTCCGGTTTCCGGCTGCAGCCGCTCCTCATCGAGTTCTGGCAGGACGGCGCCTTTCGCCTACATGATCGTCTGGAATACAGCCGTCCCGCAGCCGGTGCTCCTTGGTCGACGCGAACTCTGTACCCCTGACCGCCGAGCCGGGTGTCGCTGCACGCCTGATGAGGCAAGCGACCCTGGCGTCGATGTCGGTGGCAACGATCCTGGTCGTCGCCAAGGGGATCGCTTGGCTTGTCACCGACTCGGTGGGCATGCTGTCCTCGCTGGTCGACTCGGCGCTCGATCTTGTGAGTTCGCTGATCACTTTCATCGCCGTCCGCCAGGCGTTGGTCCCGGCGGACGAGGACCACCGCTTCGGCCACGGCAAGGCCGAGGCGCTGGCAGGCGTCGCACAGGCGGGGTTCATCGCCGCCTCGGCCGGCGGGCTGGTGCTGACGGTGGCCGATCGCTTCCTGCATCCGCGTCCGGTGCAGGCGGAGTCGACGGGCCTGCTGGTGAGCGCCTTCGCCGTCCTTCTGACCTTCGCGCTCATGCTTTTCCAGACCCATGTGGTGCGGCGCACGAACTCGATCGCCATCGGCGCCGACAAGGCGCACTACACGACGGACTTCGTCACGAACATCGCCGTGGGCGCAGGCATCCTGGCCGCGAGCCGTCTCGATCAGCCTCTGATCGATCTCGCGGTGGCGCTGGGCGTCGCCGTCTATCTCGTGACCGGCGCCTGGACCATCGGGCGGACCTCGATCGATGTCCTGATGGACCGCGAGCTGCCGGAACAGGATCGCGCACGCATCCTCGATATCGTGCATCGCCATCCGGGCGTGCGCAGTGTGCACGACCTGCGCACCCGCTCTTCCGGCCTGACCCAGTTCATCCAACTCCACGTCGTCTTGCATCCCACCATGTCGCTCGGCCGCGCGCATGTGATCGGCGATTCGATCGAGGCGGCGATCCGCGAGGCCTATCCGCAAGCCGAGGTGATCCTGCACATCGATCCGTGGAACGACGACGAACCTCGTCTGGCGCCGGACTGATGGCAGCGGAGCGCCCCTCGTTCGTCGTGGAGGATCAGTCCGAGGTAATCGGTTTCCTCGAGCGGCGTCTGGCGCCCGCGACGCGCATCGACACGCACGGTGCCGTGGTCTTCCTGACCGATGAGCGTGCCTACAAGCTCAAGCGCGCGGTGAAGTTTCCCTATATGGATTTCTCCACCGCCGATCGACGCTGGGCGATGTGCCAGGCCGAGATCGACATCAACCGGAGACTGGCGCCCGAGGTCTATCTTGGAGTGGCGCCGGTGCGGCGGGCCGGCCCGGATCGACTTGCGCTCGGCGAAGTGGGGGAGTCCGTGGC is a genomic window containing:
- the pdxH gene encoding pyridoxamine 5'-phosphate oxidase, which translates into the protein MIRAKDDPLALFADWYAEAEKSEPNDPSAMALATVGADGTPSCRMVLLKGYDASGFVFYTNYESRKGRQLLAHPKAALLFHWKSLRRQVRLEGSISQTTPQEADAYFATRDRGSQIGAWASDQSRPLESRFALEKRVAEFTARHVIGKVPRPPHWSGFRLQPLLIEFWQDGAFRLHDRLEYSRPAAGAPWSTRTLYP
- a CDS encoding cation diffusion facilitator family transporter; protein product: MRQATLASMSVATILVVAKGIAWLVTDSVGMLSSLVDSALDLVSSLITFIAVRQALVPADEDHRFGHGKAEALAGVAQAGFIAASAGGLVLTVADRFLHPRPVQAESTGLLVSAFAVLLTFALMLFQTHVVRRTNSIAIGADKAHYTTDFVTNIAVGAGILAASRLDQPLIDLAVALGVAVYLVTGAWTIGRTSIDVLMDRELPEQDRARILDIVHRHPGVRSVHDLRTRSSGLTQFIQLHVVLHPTMSLGRAHVIGDSIEAAIREAYPQAEVILHIDPWNDDEPRLAPD